In Spiroplasma chinense, a single window of DNA contains:
- a CDS encoding ABC transporter substrate-binding protein, translated as MNTLFRKLLSTLSATAAVTLTASSVVACGVGVNSLLNMVNDPKVMRLPYTYNVSSYNTARTMQAEDQKVLANTNDTLLSTDEFGRIYPLLVENTSGVDGQDPTYIGKFNSDKSEWTYKIRKGINWVNSKNEVVGTVKPSDILTAAKFALMPENASDVSSLWTSFIIGAADLYDSLLSNKDENGNAIVPDNPEQGVNYTKPYVEKFINSDKFGIVANDETGEVTFKLTKPAPYFESLLTYSVFSPIYTENADGFADDTADFSKAYFNGAYVVTQSNPNNKVILERNKNYYLEQKRGTVERIEFSYVDNSSASRLRTLFESGSISEFSLSSDDLKGWKKFVGSDFENPNFEGIYATKHPDTAGSFVLNFNLANWNAVYGQGEKQKQAQAASRLLQSDDVRSFISTTLNRSKFVRYFSKTIDTNETSQMLRNSWTGVGVASTTVEGVKKDYTEFVSDRYDEIAGTTAPTGSHTISDGTDVYLNKEESLVGKTKAQLISDIKEYIKANNITTTSTKVTLNNGKKVTENRVVLRLIASPTGNASVNPYTNLMLKEFNGLEGNPIFIQTDVPSSTDDYRQQGAQGAMDLYIGGWSPDYSDPATFLETFTLGGSYSSYNGTARLIRTSLKSGEKVGTAINDFTEYKSEGETIYFQNAYYVKGETEKAYEMYKKFSDEYQKIDRTETESVSRFTAFSKIESDLLYKNFMMLPLYTRAMPKQYVVSFVQPWTRTYEAFGTGNYRYYDVVLNQRLLNRESVQAVMKAYEENLAEVSADPTSHRDQDHWK; from the coding sequence ATGAATACTTTATTTAGAAAGTTATTGTCAACTTTAAGTGCAACTGCAGCTGTTACTCTAACAGCGTCAAGTGTTGTAGCTTGTGGAGTTGGAGTAAATAGTTTATTAAATATGGTTAATGACCCTAAAGTCATGAGACTCCCATATACATATAACGTTTCTTCATATAACACTGCAAGAACAATGCAAGCAGAAGACCAAAAAGTACTTGCAAATACTAATGATACATTATTATCAACTGATGAATTTGGTAGAATTTATCCATTACTTGTAGAAAATACATCTGGAGTTGATGGACAAGATCCTACTTACATCGGAAAATTTAATAGCGATAAATCAGAATGAACTTACAAAATAAGAAAAGGAATCAATTGAGTTAACTCAAAAAATGAAGTTGTTGGTACAGTAAAACCTAGTGATATCTTAACAGCTGCTAAATTTGCGTTGATGCCCGAAAATGCAAGTGATGTGTCATCATTATGAACATCATTTATTATTGGGGCAGCAGATCTTTACGACTCATTATTAAGTAATAAAGATGAAAACGGAAACGCAATTGTTCCTGACAATCCCGAACAAGGAGTAAACTATACAAAACCTTATGTAGAAAAATTTATAAACAGTGATAAATTTGGTATTGTTGCCAATGACGAAACTGGTGAAGTTACTTTTAAATTAACAAAACCAGCTCCATACTTTGAAAGTTTATTAACTTACTCAGTATTTTCACCAATTTATACAGAAAACGCAGATGGTTTTGCAGATGATACTGCAGACTTTTCAAAAGCTTATTTCAATGGAGCTTATGTTGTAACTCAATCAAATCCAAATAACAAAGTGATTCTTGAAAGAAACAAAAATTATTATTTGGAACAAAAAAGAGGAACTGTTGAGAGAATTGAATTCTCATACGTTGATAACTCATCAGCCTCAAGATTAAGAACTTTATTTGAGTCTGGATCAATTAGTGAATTTTCACTTTCATCTGATGACTTAAAAGGGTGAAAAAAATTCGTAGGTAGTGATTTTGAAAATCCTAACTTTGAAGGAATTTATGCAACAAAACACCCTGATACTGCTGGTTCATTTGTTTTAAACTTTAACTTAGCAAACTGAAACGCAGTTTATGGTCAAGGTGAAAAACAAAAACAAGCACAAGCAGCTTCAAGATTATTACAATCTGATGATGTTAGATCATTTATTTCTACAACTTTAAACAGAAGTAAATTTGTTAGATACTTTTCAAAAACTATTGATACAAACGAAACTTCTCAAATGTTGAGAAACTCATGAACTGGAGTTGGGGTTGCTTCAACAACAGTTGAAGGGGTAAAGAAAGATTATACAGAATTTGTTTCTGATAGATATGATGAAATTGCAGGTACAACAGCACCAACAGGTTCACATACAATTTCTGATGGAACAGATGTTTACTTAAACAAAGAAGAAAGTTTGGTTGGTAAAACTAAAGCGCAACTTATTTCTGATATTAAAGAATACATCAAAGCTAACAACATCACTACAACTTCTACAAAAGTAACTTTAAACAATGGTAAAAAAGTTACCGAAAATAGAGTTGTATTAAGATTGATTGCATCACCAACAGGAAATGCAAGTGTAAATCCATATACAAACTTAATGTTAAAAGAGTTTAATGGATTAGAAGGTAACCCAATCTTTATTCAAACTGACGTACCATCATCAACAGATGATTATAGACAACAAGGAGCTCAAGGAGCTATGGATCTATATATTGGAGGATGAAGTCCTGATTACAGTGACCCTGCAACATTCTTAGAAACATTTACTCTTGGAGGATCTTATTCTTCTTATAATGGTACAGCTAGATTGATTAGAACTTCTCTAAAAAGTGGAGAAAAAGTTGGAACAGCAATTAATGACTTTACAGAATACAAATCTGAAGGTGAAACAATTTATTTCCAAAATGCATATTATGTAAAGGGCGAAACTGAAAAAGCTTATGAAATGTATAAAAAATTCTCAGATGAATATCAAAAAATTGATAGAACTGAAACTGAATCTGTTTCAAGATTTACAGCATTCTCAAAAATTGAATCTGATTTATTATACAAAAACTTTATGATGTTACCTCTTTACACAAGAGCAATGCCAAAACAATATGTAGTAAGTTTTGTTCAACCTTGAACAAGAACTTATGAAGCTTTTGGTACAGGAAATTACAGATACTATGATGTTGTCTTAAACCAAAGATTATTAAATAGAGAATCTGTTCAAGCAGTTATGAAAGCTTATGAAGAAAACTTAGCAGAAGTAAGTGCAGACCCAACATCTCATAGAGATCAAGACCACTGAAAATAA
- a CDS encoding signal peptidase II — protein MDGIKDLSKNIKIFLKNYNYNWRFKVLWCVPMMVILVAIDWISKAVVSGSMHLGETKTFIPNLLSVNYTINTGAALGMNAGNPTLAITLAAIVTVMLMVAFVFLNTKLWTVAICVMLAGSFGNIIARAWAPVDNNGVRGGVVDFLQWDIDLPLFRGYIFNLADLFVNIAVGLLFLTVVLMGVEEVKQQVFKKNPEKLETYLDFKDKLHINENKYLANVKGKKVKEQWSFYKEYLANSKNIKKDWKEYKKNSKNKQEK, from the coding sequence ATGGATGGGATAAAAGATTTATCCAAAAATATTAAAATATTTTTGAAAAATTATAATTACAATTGAAGGTTTAAAGTTCTTTGATGTGTTCCTATGATGGTTATTTTAGTAGCAATTGATTGAATATCAAAAGCTGTAGTTTCGGGGTCAATGCATTTAGGAGAAACAAAAACTTTTATACCAAACTTGTTAAGTGTTAATTATACAATTAACACAGGAGCTGCTCTTGGAATGAATGCTGGAAATCCAACTCTTGCAATTACTCTTGCAGCAATTGTTACAGTTATGTTAATGGTAGCTTTTGTATTTTTAAATACAAAATTGTGAACTGTTGCTATTTGTGTAATGTTAGCTGGAAGTTTTGGAAATATAATTGCTAGAGCTTGAGCTCCAGTTGATAACAATGGAGTAAGGGGTGGGGTTGTTGACTTTTTACAATGAGATATAGACCTTCCTTTGTTTAGGGGTTATATCTTTAATCTTGCAGATTTATTTGTAAATATAGCAGTAGGATTATTATTCTTAACTGTTGTTTTAATGGGTGTAGAAGAAGTAAAACAACAAGTTTTCAAAAAGAATCCAGAAAAACTTGAAACTTACTTAGACTTTAAAGACAAATTACATATAAATGAAAATAAATATCTTGCAAATGTTAAAGGTAAAAAAGTTAAAGAACAATGAAGTTTTTATAAAGAATATTTAGCAAATTCTAAAAATATAAAAAAAGATTGAAAAGAATATAAAAAAAATAGTAAAAATAAACAGGAGAAATAA
- a CDS encoding ABC transporter permease: MINKRSIFKELWRLQLDNYKKDLFNLFSGWIITLITLVVWLSFKDTSESAGLKQDNFVLASAIGVSCIRNCLFNFIRTIHDFKNKDFFNRLFSTKISKRFVFTLMILFNQVANLIVTILFFCVGMLYKDQRIKVADVNWLMFSIGYILLIIMCNLMAFIIAFTQKKLEWALVLGNITYFGAIFLLGLGIPYTTLSTVPWLMKLTFIIPQRYILNIMQAGWIDSPDFTIPNHDTGFGYNENAWIPYVTSVVWILFLALLLAFISVRAFEYENRKYKKYANRNKHLGIIYSIKRTQNLEELNNIISVNKSMNKSVKELTLELRELRKEGWLWNVWDKFKTKGKKKS; encoded by the coding sequence ATGATTAATAAAAGATCTATTTTTAAAGAATTATGACGTTTACAACTTGATAACTACAAAAAAGATCTTTTTAATCTTTTTTCAGGGTGAATAATTACCTTAATTACTCTAGTCGTTTGACTTTCATTTAAAGATACAAGTGAATCTGCAGGATTAAAACAAGATAACTTCGTTTTAGCTTCAGCAATTGGGGTTAGTTGTATCCGAAACTGTTTATTTAATTTTATTAGAACTATTCACGATTTTAAAAATAAGGATTTTTTTAATAGATTGTTTTCTACAAAAATTTCAAAACGTTTTGTATTTACTTTAATGATTTTATTTAATCAAGTTGCAAACCTAATTGTAACAATATTATTCTTCTGTGTTGGTATGCTTTACAAAGATCAAAGAATAAAAGTAGCAGACGTCAATTGGCTTATGTTTTCAATAGGTTATATTCTTTTGATTATTATGTGTAATTTAATGGCTTTTATTATTGCTTTTACTCAAAAAAAACTTGAATGAGCATTGGTTTTAGGAAATATAACATATTTTGGAGCAATCTTTTTATTAGGGCTTGGAATTCCTTATACAACTTTATCAACAGTACCTTGATTGATGAAGTTGACCTTTATAATTCCTCAAAGATATATATTAAACATCATGCAAGCAGGTTGAATTGATAGTCCTGATTTTACAATTCCAAACCACGATACTGGATTTGGTTATAATGAAAATGCTTGAATACCTTATGTTACAAGTGTTGTTTGAATCTTGTTTTTAGCGCTTCTACTTGCTTTTATTTCTGTTAGAGCTTTTGAATATGAAAATAGAAAATATAAGAAATATGCAAATAGAAATAAACACTTAGGTATTATTTACTCAATTAAAAGAACTCAAAATTTAGAAGAATTAAATAATATTATAAGTGTAAACAAATCAATGAATAAATCTGTAAAAGAATTAACTTTAGAACTAAGAGAGTTAAGAAAAGAGGGGTGACTGTGAAATGTCTGGGATAAGTTTAAAACTAAAGGAAAGAAAAAATCTTAG
- a CDS encoding MurR/RpiR family transcriptional regulator yields the protein MKILNLEESNLNSTEYAIVKEINENPDYFCSHSIQEVSKASNVSPSTMTRVCKKLGFKSFKAAQMFVYEKSRMQSDYYKLGEEKTVEQIIHNVRGSALFTINETLNALDPKLAEEIAKKIYGSNRIVVFGLEQQQTSASSFVLNLSRINVDATRVSNIHTFAQKAVFFDENDFCVFITRTGWTREIIESIKWTYAKKIPMLVLTTDIDTTKDLIGDKISKDAYIIETQTLNMDKIKYPSISSVPGEMIILDVLFNIIVGLNEEFREKFEKTSAISLNWNFEGHL from the coding sequence GTGAAAATCTTAAATTTAGAAGAATCAAATTTAAACAGTACAGAATATGCTATCGTTAAGGAAATAAACGAAAATCCTGACTATTTTTGTAGTCATTCAATTCAAGAAGTTTCAAAAGCGAGTAATGTAAGTCCAAGTACAATGACAAGGGTTTGTAAAAAACTTGGATTTAAAAGTTTTAAAGCAGCACAAATGTTTGTTTATGAAAAATCAAGAATGCAAAGTGATTACTACAAACTTGGAGAAGAAAAAACAGTTGAACAAATCATTCACAATGTTAGAGGTAGTGCTTTATTTACAATTAATGAAACTTTAAATGCTTTAGATCCAAAATTAGCAGAAGAAATAGCTAAAAAGATTTATGGTTCAAATCGAATAGTTGTTTTTGGTTTAGAACAACAACAAACTTCTGCAAGTTCATTTGTATTAAACTTATCAAGAATTAATGTTGATGCAACAAGAGTAAGTAACATTCATACTTTTGCTCAAAAAGCTGTGTTTTTTGATGAAAATGATTTTTGTGTGTTTATCACAAGAACTGGATGAACTAGAGAAATTATTGAATCAATCAAATGAACTTATGCTAAAAAAATACCTATGTTAGTTTTAACAACAGATATTGATACAACTAAGGATTTAATTGGTGATAAAATTTCAAAAGATGCATACATTATTGAAACTCAAACTTTAAACATGGATAAAATTAAATATCCATCAATTTCTTCAGTTCCTGGAGAAATGATAATATTGGACGTTTTATTCAATATAATTGTTGGACTAAATGAAGAATTTAGAGAAAAATTTGAAAAAACAAGTGCTATTTCACTTAACTGAAACTTTGAAGGTCATTTATAA
- a CDS encoding RluA family pseudouridine synthase: MDNIEIILQEDSGRLDKYATNYLQEEFDFSRSYIQKLIEQGFILVNDNIVSAKYNLLKNDKITIIAKEPEEIEAIAQDLDFEIVYEDSDLLLVNKPNGMVVHPAAGNPDGTLVNGLLFKIKDLSAIGGYLRPGIVHRLDKMTTGLMIVAKNDKTHKKLTEMLANNQIHKEYIALVHGVIEPEKGTIDAPIGRHRGNRKKMTVTEINAKHAKTHFEVLKRFENHTLIKCVIETGRTHQIRVHMSFIKHAVVGDPLYAFREDQKVEFGQYLHAYKLSFTHPITGEKIDYTCEIPKEFNDKIIELEN, from the coding sequence ATGGACAATATTGAGATAATATTACAAGAAGACAGTGGAAGACTTGATAAGTATGCAACAAATTACTTACAAGAAGAATTTGATTTCTCAAGAAGTTATATTCAAAAACTTATAGAACAAGGATTTATTCTTGTAAATGACAATATTGTCAGTGCAAAGTATAATTTACTTAAAAACGATAAAATAACAATTATTGCAAAAGAACCTGAAGAAATTGAAGCAATAGCTCAAGATTTAGACTTTGAAATAGTTTATGAAGATTCTGATCTATTGCTTGTAAACAAACCAAATGGTATGGTAGTTCACCCAGCTGCTGGAAATCCTGATGGAACTTTAGTAAATGGACTATTGTTTAAAATCAAAGATCTTTCTGCAATTGGAGGTTATTTAAGGCCTGGAATTGTACATAGACTTGATAAAATGACAACAGGTCTTATGATTGTTGCCAAAAACGATAAAACTCATAAAAAGTTGACTGAAATGTTGGCTAACAATCAAATTCATAAAGAATATATAGCTTTAGTTCATGGTGTAATTGAACCTGAAAAAGGTACAATTGATGCTCCAATTGGGAGACATCGTGGAAATAGAAAAAAAATGACAGTTACTGAAATTAATGCAAAACATGCAAAAACTCATTTTGAAGTTTTAAAACGTTTTGAAAATCACACATTAATCAAATGTGTGATTGAAACTGGTAGAACTCACCAAATTAGAGTTCATATGTCATTTATCAAGCACGCAGTTGTAGGTGACCCTTTATATGCATTTAGAGAAGACCAAAAAGTAGAATTTGGTCAATACTTGCATGCATATAAACTTTCTTTCACTCATCCAATAACTGGTGAAAAAATTGATTATACTTGTGAAATTCCAAAAGAATTTAATGATAAAATAATAGAGTTAGAAAACTAG
- a CDS encoding ATP-binding cassette domain-containing protein: protein MENKELMVVLENVSKIFDKKIWAIKKVNIKIFKGDGVAIIGPNQSGKTIFGRLIANQIVQTGGIIEYNFEKGDTMSSIGFQFRNTSWPDGFKVKDIVSLYIDIYNIRDEEWLDELANVFHITERWDKVLNSCNASWLQLFSLYLAFIHKPELIVLDEVSNAIGLDMKAKVIAFLKKYKEEHNATFVIMSPNNSLFESLCNRIVVMHSGMILSDDYTDSLEEGFNFEEYTVNLMESIEQEKSQPQPDPVFKPILRKFNLRLEKFYEIYEHFIKNENISENLDIDKTLVKVKNINFHVQELHNKLIFLASNALNKTNVDNVKLEIKILIKHIKKAIRENKKNDDEYLFKKPVDSFLKKIKPFLVYLKDDLLPMFKTDSVIVYGNEITAELSKKEIQNLRFLKKKYIQEEIRIMKLEAKIAKQRERHKKIEG from the coding sequence ATGGAAAACAAAGAACTTATGGTTGTGCTTGAAAACGTCTCTAAAATATTTGATAAAAAGATTTGAGCAATTAAAAAAGTGAATATAAAAATTTTCAAAGGAGATGGTGTTGCAATTATTGGACCCAATCAATCAGGAAAAACTATTTTTGGTCGTTTAATTGCAAACCAAATTGTTCAAACAGGTGGGATTATTGAGTATAACTTTGAAAAGGGAGATACAATGTCTTCAATTGGTTTCCAGTTTAGAAATACATCTTGACCTGATGGATTTAAAGTTAAAGATATCGTAAGTTTATACATAGATATTTACAATATTCGAGATGAAGAATGACTTGATGAGTTAGCAAATGTTTTCCATATTACAGAAAGATGAGATAAAGTTTTAAATTCTTGTAATGCTTCATGATTACAATTATTTTCACTTTATTTAGCTTTCATTCATAAACCTGAACTTATTGTTTTGGATGAAGTTTCAAATGCAATTGGTTTAGATATGAAAGCAAAAGTAATTGCATTTTTAAAAAAATATAAAGAAGAACATAACGCAACATTTGTGATTATGTCACCAAACAATTCATTGTTTGAATCTTTATGTAACAGAATTGTTGTTATGCATTCTGGAATGATTTTATCTGATGATTATACAGATTCTCTTGAAGAAGGTTTTAATTTTGAAGAATACACTGTAAATTTAATGGAGTCTATTGAGCAAGAAAAGTCTCAACCTCAACCAGACCCTGTTTTTAAACCAATCTTAAGAAAATTTAATTTAAGATTAGAAAAGTTCTATGAAATTTATGAACACTTTATTAAAAATGAAAATATATCTGAAAACTTAGATATAGACAAAACATTAGTAAAAGTAAAAAACATAAATTTCCACGTTCAAGAGTTACACAATAAATTAATCTTTTTAGCTTCAAATGCTTTAAATAAAACTAATGTTGACAATGTTAAGTTAGAAATTAAAATTTTAATTAAACATATCAAAAAAGCAATTCGTGAAAACAAAAAAAATGATGATGAATATTTATTTAAAAAACCAGTTGACTCATTTTTGAAAAAGATTAAACCATTTTTAGTCTATCTAAAAGATGATTTACTACCAATGTTTAAAACAGATAGTGTTATAGTTTATGGAAATGAAATTACAGCAGAACTATCAAAAAAAGAAATTCAAAATTTACGATTCTTGAAGAAAAAATATATTCAAGAAGAAATTAGAATTATGAAACTTGAAGCAAAAATTGCAAAACAAAGAGAAAGACACAAAAAAATAGAAGGGTAA
- the ileS gene encoding isoleucine--tRNA ligase, whose product MEKNYKDTLLIQQTNFDMKADLKTKEPNIEAKWLQEDIYNEKLKLNSDKPKFVLHDGPPYANGNIHVGHSLNKILKDFIVRWKNSTGYNSPYIMGWDTHGLPIETAVTKTGVDRKSLSPSAFRDLCKEYALGQVEIQSNGFKRLGIFTDYDKKYITLTPEYEVTQLKVFAKMVEKGLVYRDLKPIYWSPSSESALAEAEIEYAEIKSPTIFVACPVVEGIQGENVSLVIWTTTPWTIPANQLICAGSEIEYVLVKPNGMDKRFVIAKELVSGVAETIGWEGYEVEKEFFGTDLEGVVYKHPWYDNKTGKVVLGDHVTSEAGTGLVHTAGGFGEDDFRVVVENGMKAFAPLDDQGKFDVTVEDERLEGLFYEDANKVIGMALEEKGYLLKLKFVKHSYPHDWRTKKPVIYRATHQWFVSLDSVKPEIDKVIETSVTTNPSWSKERLRNIIKDRNDWTISRQRLWGVPIIAFYDNKKQAILEKEIVEYAIQVIEKKGTNAWFELEADEFLPEQYRGQGWTKETDILDVWFDSGTSNIVMQENFGLQRPFDVYLEGNDQYRGWFNSSMINSVIFDGKPAYKQLLTHGMTNDEKGKKMSKSIGNTVDPLSIANDLGSDILRLWVCSTDFTDDQRIGKEILKQVSESYRKIRNTIRFILSNLVDFDPVANYQKVLEEVDEFALHNLTKTKNSFKVMFDNYNFNGAFKLINNYVINDLSSFYLDFIKDIIYVEKQDSTRRRQVQTVMYEQLWMLIDILRPIIPHTIEEVYQSITNIKHEKSVHLLDLKTQNFLQGDDLVDRWNTVLDLRDDVNEALEKARNEKIIKKGFEAKISISLKPEFKFIEQIKDLHQVLIVNSIEFVDNQVSNDVKVGFVSVEQKLGEKCQRCWGIFDNLIEDICQRCYDVIN is encoded by the coding sequence ATGGAAAAAAACTACAAAGATACTTTATTAATTCAGCAAACAAACTTTGATATGAAAGCTGATTTAAAAACAAAAGAACCAAACATTGAAGCTAAATGATTGCAAGAAGATATTTATAATGAAAAACTAAAATTAAATAGTGATAAACCTAAGTTTGTATTGCATGATGGTCCTCCATATGCAAATGGAAATATCCATGTAGGTCACTCATTAAATAAAATTTTAAAAGATTTTATTGTTAGATGAAAAAATTCAACTGGATACAACTCACCTTACATTATGGGATGAGATACACACGGTCTTCCAATTGAAACAGCTGTTACTAAAACTGGTGTTGATAGAAAATCTTTATCACCATCAGCTTTTAGAGATTTATGTAAAGAATATGCTTTAGGACAGGTTGAAATTCAGTCAAATGGTTTTAAAAGATTAGGTATTTTTACAGATTATGACAAAAAATACATTACTTTAACTCCAGAATATGAAGTAACTCAATTAAAAGTGTTTGCTAAGATGGTTGAAAAAGGTTTAGTCTATAGAGATTTAAAACCAATTTACTGATCACCTTCAAGTGAATCTGCACTTGCAGAAGCTGAAATTGAATATGCAGAAATTAAATCACCAACAATCTTTGTTGCATGTCCTGTGGTTGAAGGAATTCAAGGAGAAAATGTAAGTTTAGTTATTTGAACAACAACTCCTTGAACAATTCCTGCAAACCAATTAATTTGTGCTGGTAGTGAAATTGAATATGTTTTGGTTAAACCAAATGGAATGGATAAAAGATTTGTTATTGCAAAAGAACTTGTAAGTGGAGTTGCAGAAACTATTGGTTGAGAAGGATATGAAGTTGAAAAAGAATTCTTTGGAACTGATTTGGAAGGGGTAGTTTACAAACACCCATGATACGATAACAAAACAGGAAAAGTTGTATTGGGAGATCACGTTACAAGTGAAGCTGGTACTGGTCTTGTGCATACAGCTGGAGGTTTTGGAGAAGATGACTTTAGAGTTGTTGTTGAAAATGGAATGAAAGCTTTTGCTCCACTTGATGATCAAGGTAAATTTGATGTTACAGTTGAAGATGAAAGACTTGAAGGATTATTCTATGAAGATGCAAATAAAGTTATTGGTATGGCTTTAGAAGAAAAAGGTTATTTATTAAAACTTAAATTTGTAAAACACTCATACCCACATGATTGAAGAACTAAAAAACCTGTAATTTACAGAGCAACACACCAATGATTTGTAAGTTTAGATTCTGTAAAACCTGAAATTGACAAAGTAATTGAAACTTCTGTTACAACAAATCCAAGTTGATCAAAAGAGAGATTAAGAAATATTATTAAAGATAGAAATGATTGAACTATTAGTCGTCAAAGATTATGAGGAGTACCAATTATTGCTTTTTATGATAATAAAAAACAAGCAATTTTAGAAAAAGAAATTGTTGAATATGCAATTCAAGTAATTGAGAAAAAAGGAACAAATGCTTGATTTGAACTTGAAGCAGATGAATTCTTACCAGAACAATACAGAGGACAAGGTTGAACAAAAGAAACAGATATTTTAGATGTTTGATTTGATTCAGGAACTTCAAATATTGTAATGCAAGAGAACTTTGGATTACAAAGACCATTTGATGTATATTTAGAAGGTAACGACCAATATAGAGGTTGATTTAACTCATCAATGATTAACTCAGTAATTTTTGATGGTAAACCAGCTTACAAACAATTATTAACACACGGTATGACAAACGATGAAAAGGGTAAAAAAATGTCTAAATCAATTGGAAATACAGTGGACCCACTAAGTATTGCAAATGATTTAGGAAGTGACATTTTAAGACTTTGAGTTTGTTCAACTGACTTTACAGATGACCAAAGAATTGGAAAAGAAATTTTAAAACAAGTTTCTGAGTCTTATAGAAAAATAAGAAACACAATTAGATTTATTTTATCTAACCTTGTTGATTTTGACCCAGTTGCAAATTATCAAAAAGTTTTAGAAGAAGTTGATGAGTTTGCTTTACATAACTTAACAAAAACTAAAAATAGTTTTAAAGTCATGTTTGACAACTATAACTTTAATGGAGCATTCAAACTAATCAATAACTATGTAATTAACGATCTTTCTTCATTCTATTTAGACTTTATAAAAGATATTATTTATGTTGAAAAACAAGACTCAACAAGAAGAAGACAAGTTCAAACTGTTATGTATGAACAATTATGAATGTTAATTGATATCTTAAGACCAATTATTCCTCACACAATTGAAGAGGTTTACCAAAGTATTACAAATATTAAACATGAAAAATCTGTACACTTGTTAGACTTAAAAACACAAAACTTCTTACAAGGAGATGACTTGGTAGATAGATGAAATACAGTTTTAGATTTAAGAGATGATGTTAATGAAGCTCTTGAAAAAGCAAGAAATGAAAAAATTATTAAAAAAGGTTTTGAAGCAAAAATTTCAATTAGTTTAAAACCAGAATTTAAATTTATTGAACAAATAAAAGACTTACATCAAGTATTGATTGTAAACTCAATTGAGTTTGTTGATAACCAAGTATCAAATGATGTAAAAGTAGGTTTTGTTTCAGTTGAACAAAAACTTGGTGAAAAATGCCAAAGATGTTGAGGTATTTTTGATAATTTAATAGAAGACATCTGTCAAAGATGTTATGATGTTATTAATTAA
- a CDS encoding alpha/beta hydrolase, whose product MKQLIFNVIVKLLNKTKENSDYLYSNFSNASILDLYVDSLKEEGVDPRITSLLGEEWTYQKFEDIGIITYLNPKKTDKWMVALHGYSSSKESSAISAWFMAEKGYNILAFDFINHGQSDEGMVSFGPNEYQNLLTALRFLHINYTPSEIGLIGFSMGAFTLNLSALINDLTFQSYNVKFGISDSPYFEIKEVLKTVLKFSTPLVYNQIKNLFADLIHEYKENFGIDILKYDVKNLIKENKKSFPILFFHSKKDLVTNYQDSMLFFEERKVLKQKDMIHIFETGAHIRSQTTHTDKYFELVDEFLKNLEE is encoded by the coding sequence ATGAAACAATTGATTTTTAATGTTATAGTAAAACTGTTAAATAAAACTAAAGAAAATTCAGACTACTTATACAGTAACTTTTCTAATGCAAGTATTTTAGATCTGTATGTAGACTCTTTAAAAGAAGAGGGTGTTGACCCAAGAATCACCTCTCTACTTGGTGAAGAGTGAACTTATCAAAAATTTGAAGATATTGGAATAATAACTTACTTAAATCCCAAAAAAACAGACAAATGAATGGTTGCTTTACATGGTTACAGTTCTTCAAAAGAATCTAGTGCCATTTCTGCATGATTTATGGCTGAAAAAGGTTACAACATTTTAGCCTTTGACTTTATAAACCACGGACAATCTGATGAAGGAATGGTAAGTTTTGGTCCAAATGAATACCAAAACTTATTAACTGCTTTAAGATTTTTACATATAAATTACACTCCTTCAGAAATTGGTTTGATAGGATTTAGTATGGGAGCATTTACTTTAAATTTATCTGCTCTAATAAATGATTTGACTTTCCAAAGCTACAATGTAAAATTTGGAATTTCAGATTCTCCTTATTTTGAGATTAAAGAGGTATTGAAAACAGTTCTAAAATTTTCAACCCCATTAGTTTATAATCAAATTAAAAACTTATTCGCTGATTTAATTCATGAGTATAAAGAAAATTTTGGAATTGACATTTTAAAATATGACGTAAAAAATTTAATAAAAGAAAATAAAAAGTCATTCCCGATTTTATTCTTTCATTCAAAAAAGGATTTAGTAACAAATTATCAAGATTCAATGTTATTTTTTGAAGAAAGAAAAGTTTTAAAACAAAAAGATATGATTCATATCTTTGAAACAGGTGCTCACATTAGATCACAAACAACTCATACTGATAAATACTTTGAATTAGTTGATGAGTTTTTAAAAAATTTAGAAGAATAA